In one Shewanella loihica PV-4 genomic region, the following are encoded:
- a CDS encoding NAD(P)/FAD-dependent oxidoreductase, with the protein MSYDPLLNDFPDGQPWPDSYWATTVSRPARLPALSGRMQTDVAIVGGGFTGLLTAYYLASEFNIEARVLEANQIGFGASGRNAGFVLKGSGRMGYSQMAKKWGMETTKGIYGEFTSAVRRVEQLIEQHEIACDAQPKGYLKIAHNAKAYSTLKGAADFIAEHLGDDAQFLTPSELKESYMDNHQAYGALRLNDGFGVNPLKLCLGYKRVVQSLGVHLHEESCVREWLKEGPHHRLITDKGELIAKQVVSAGNAYTPKRFNQAVDNRYLPILSNIIVTAPLTDAQLEATGLKTHQVVMDTRRLKYYYRLLSDNRLLFGGRGAISGADAGDPRYGERLKSAMADCFPALAEVTVDHNWTGWIAAALDDMPHVFSQGNMGYSLGYCGSGVAFSAQAAYRLAQHIAGERLPELPLYQSPLPKFHFARLRRLGQSAYYQYAWLRDRYS; encoded by the coding sequence ATGTCCTACGATCCTTTACTCAATGACTTTCCCGATGGTCAGCCCTGGCCAGACTCATACTGGGCGACGACCGTCTCTCGTCCTGCACGCTTGCCAGCTCTCAGCGGCCGGATGCAAACCGATGTTGCCATCGTCGGTGGAGGCTTTACTGGTTTGCTGACTGCCTATTACCTTGCCAGCGAGTTTAATATTGAGGCCAGGGTGTTAGAGGCAAATCAGATAGGCTTTGGCGCCAGCGGCCGCAATGCCGGTTTCGTACTCAAAGGCTCTGGACGCATGGGTTATAGTCAGATGGCCAAGAAGTGGGGCATGGAGACCACCAAAGGGATCTATGGTGAGTTCACGAGCGCGGTGCGCCGCGTCGAGCAGTTGATTGAACAGCATGAGATTGCCTGCGATGCTCAGCCCAAGGGCTATCTGAAGATAGCGCACAACGCCAAGGCCTATAGCACATTAAAGGGAGCGGCCGACTTCATCGCCGAACATCTTGGCGACGACGCCCAGTTTCTCACACCCAGTGAGCTTAAAGAGAGCTACATGGATAACCATCAAGCCTATGGCGCGCTGCGCCTTAACGATGGTTTCGGTGTAAACCCCCTAAAACTCTGCTTGGGCTATAAGCGCGTGGTGCAATCCCTTGGCGTACACCTGCATGAAGAGAGCTGTGTGCGAGAGTGGTTAAAGGAGGGACCTCACCACAGACTCATAACCGATAAGGGAGAACTGATCGCTAAGCAGGTTGTCAGTGCCGGTAACGCCTATACGCCTAAACGTTTTAATCAAGCGGTTGATAATCGCTACCTGCCCATACTGAGCAACATCATAGTAACGGCACCTCTCACTGATGCGCAGCTTGAGGCGACAGGCCTTAAGACGCATCAGGTGGTGATGGATACCCGTAGGCTCAAGTACTACTATCGCCTGCTTAGCGACAATCGCTTACTGTTTGGTGGCCGCGGCGCAATAAGCGGCGCCGATGCCGGCGATCCCCGTTATGGCGAGCGTTTAAAGAGTGCTATGGCAGATTGCTTCCCGGCGCTTGCCGAAGTAACAGTTGATCATAACTGGACCGGATGGATCGCTGCCGCCTTAGATGATATGCCCCACGTCTTTAGTCAGGGAAATATGGGTTATAGCCTGGGCTATTGCGGCTCAGGTGTTGCATTTTCTGCTCAGGCCGCCTATCGCCTGGCACAGCATATTGCCGGCGAGCGCTTGCCTGAGCTGCCGCTTTATCAATCACCACTGCCTAAGTTTCACTTCGCGCGACTGCGACGCTTAGGACAAAGTGCCTATTATCAATATGCTTGGCTCAGGGACAGGTACAGTTAG
- a CDS encoding GNAT family N-acetyltransferase — MSSQVEIRPLAQEDFERVIALGNLVHGDGYLDEQMLSEMQHKALKSGLNANFVAYLEGELVGFRLTYAPGNWTLDRWCSPALWPVAPEHCCYFKCNTVAEEARGLGIGKALLESSIETCKAQGALAGVSHLWKQSPDNSAVGYFTKAGGKLIKEHPERWNNNPDHPDYVCVLCGSECHCVACEMILTF; from the coding sequence ATGAGTAGCCAAGTAGAGATAAGACCCTTAGCACAGGAAGATTTTGAGCGAGTCATCGCCTTAGGCAATCTGGTGCATGGCGATGGCTATCTCGATGAGCAGATGCTTAGCGAGATGCAGCATAAGGCATTAAAATCTGGCCTCAATGCAAACTTTGTTGCCTACTTAGAGGGCGAATTAGTCGGATTTCGGCTTACCTACGCACCGGGCAATTGGACGCTGGATCGCTGGTGCTCGCCAGCGCTTTGGCCTGTTGCACCCGAACATTGCTGTTATTTTAAATGTAATACGGTCGCCGAAGAGGCTAGGGGACTCGGCATAGGTAAAGCCCTGCTTGAAAGCTCGATTGAAACCTGTAAGGCCCAGGGCGCCTTGGCTGGCGTTAGCCATCTCTGGAAACAGAGCCCAGATAATTCAGCCGTGGGCTACTTTACTAAGGCTGGAGGCAAGCTCATCAAGGAACATCCTGAGCGCTGGAACAATAACCCAGATCATCCAGACTATGTCTGCGTGCTGTGTGGCAGCGAATGTCATTGCGTCGCCTGCGAGATGATCCTGACTTTCTAG
- a CDS encoding SDR family oxidoreductase codes for MTKHVVITGANRGIGLGFVRHYLAKGDRVSACCRQPAQASALIQLAEIHANLNIIQLDVTDDVSVHALPQHLNDAAIDILINNAGYYGPKGIGFGQLRAAEWQKVLAVNTIAPIMVTQICYPMLQKATNAKVICISSKMGSMADNQSGGSYLYRSSKAGLNAALKSLAIDLSSEEIYCLAFHPGWVQTDMGGPNALITVNEAVDQMARCIENLDATQSGQFLNFDGQQIPW; via the coding sequence ATGACAAAGCATGTGGTGATCACAGGGGCAAATCGCGGGATAGGCTTAGGCTTTGTCAGGCATTATCTGGCTAAAGGCGATAGAGTGAGTGCCTGTTGCAGGCAGCCCGCTCAGGCAAGTGCCTTGATCCAACTAGCGGAGATCCATGCCAATCTTAACATTATTCAGCTGGATGTTACCGATGATGTCTCGGTGCACGCCTTACCCCAGCATTTAAATGACGCGGCCATCGATATCTTGATCAATAACGCTGGCTACTATGGCCCTAAGGGGATAGGTTTCGGTCAGCTTAGGGCGGCAGAGTGGCAGAAGGTGCTTGCGGTTAATACCATAGCCCCCATCATGGTGACCCAGATCTGCTATCCCATGTTGCAAAAGGCGACTAATGCCAAGGTGATCTGTATCTCTTCAAAGATGGGGAGCATGGCGGATAACCAGAGTGGCGGCAGCTATCTCTATCGCTCATCAAAGGCGGGACTCAACGCGGCGCTTAAGAGCCTGGCTATCGACTTAAGTAGCGAGGAGATCTACTGCCTAGCGTTTCATCCTGGTTGGGTACAGACAGACATGGGCGGGCCCAACGCGCTGATCACAGTAAATGAGGCTGTAGATCAGATGGCTAGATGTATCGAAAACCTGGACGCAACTCAGTCCGGACAGTTTTTAAACTTCGATGGCCAGCAGATCCCTTGGTAG
- a CDS encoding aminoglycoside phosphotransferase family protein, whose amino-acid sequence MNIEQLLCETLSCEKVIKLGKLQTLWSGYGEIARFMVHYLPEGPYDSSRDDLINRPASQTVIVKHIAPPTQSCHPHQWDTEVSHQRKMRSYQVELNWYRDFARRCQEVLNLPQLLAADQDTETQEMLLVMSDLDAQGFDQRRINLTQAELYACIEWLARFHAMFAYEAFPKEDALDDASYDGLWPIGTYWHLATRPDELEVMTDSPLKNATEAIDARLNQARFQTLVHGDAKVANFCFHKEVESLGVNGVAAVDFQYVGAGIGVKDFIYLLGSCLDEAQLVTIYDAACSHYFKSLKQQLSGRWAAEQIEALVAEWSDLLPFAWADFERFLAGWQPQHHKRNGFSQDMTQRVLKALGSVR is encoded by the coding sequence TTGAATATTGAGCAACTGCTTTGCGAAACACTCTCATGCGAAAAAGTCATAAAGCTGGGTAAACTGCAGACCCTTTGGAGTGGCTATGGCGAGATAGCCCGCTTTATGGTGCATTACCTGCCTGAAGGACCGTATGACAGCTCCCGTGATGATTTAATTAACAGGCCTGCTTCGCAAACTGTCATCGTTAAGCATATCGCGCCGCCAACACAGAGCTGTCATCCCCACCAATGGGACACAGAAGTCTCTCATCAACGCAAGATGCGCTCTTATCAGGTAGAGCTCAATTGGTATCGTGACTTCGCTCGCCGTTGCCAGGAAGTGCTTAACCTCCCCCAACTTCTAGCGGCAGATCAAGATACTGAGACCCAAGAGATGTTGCTCGTCATGAGCGATCTTGACGCTCAGGGGTTCGATCAGCGCCGCATCAACCTGACCCAGGCCGAGCTTTACGCCTGCATAGAATGGCTGGCCCGTTTTCATGCAATGTTTGCCTATGAAGCTTTTCCGAAAGAAGATGCGCTGGATGATGCTTCCTACGATGGCCTTTGGCCAATCGGCACCTACTGGCACCTGGCAACCCGGCCCGATGAGCTTGAAGTTATGACAGATTCGCCTTTGAAAAATGCCACAGAGGCGATCGACGCTAGGCTTAATCAAGCCAGGTTTCAAACCTTAGTACATGGCGATGCTAAGGTCGCCAACTTCTGCTTTCACAAAGAGGTTGAAAGCTTAGGCGTTAACGGTGTGGCGGCGGTAGATTTTCAATATGTCGGTGCCGGCATTGGCGTAAAAGACTTTATCTATCTGCTGGGCAGCTGCCTGGATGAGGCTCAGTTGGTGACTATTTATGACGCTGCCTGTAGCCACTATTTTAAGTCCCTTAAACAGCAGCTTTCTGGTCGTTGGGCGGCTGAGCAAATTGAGGCTTTGGTAGCGGAGTGGAGTGACCTACTTCCCTTCGCCTGGGCCGACTTTGAGCGCTTTCTTGCTGGCTGGCAGCCTCAGCATCATAAGCGCAATGGCTTTAGCCAAGATATGACTCAGAGAGTGCTAAAGGCGCTCGGCTCAGTGCGATAG
- a CDS encoding efflux RND transporter periplasmic adaptor subunit translates to MATVKQFVLPIAVLVLGGGTFAVLASMKKPPEEKPVVDNTPVVAVEIIDKEPMTFTVNSYGIVNAKYETDLVSQVTGEIVYLSDAFVRGGFVKKGQILAKIDPSDYEAALIDAKATVASAKATLVQEKAYGKVAAEEWKRIENGTPTELSLRKPQLAQEVARLNSSEAGLKRATRNLERTVIKAPYDALIESRHIGLGSYVSAGTQVGKLLSTEKAEIRLPLPDKEIRYLDNKGLGAQVMVKGNFAGENTSWKGQIVRSEGVIDNRSRMTYLVAEVIDPYGLKDNKQPLRYGSYITAQIHGSQAQDVTTIARHLVVNDKVAIMTPENTLAFKSVDILRQQGTQVVIGDGLDDGMRLITSALDYPIEGMKLALAEDKQTPGQDEAVADQLAMEDKE, encoded by the coding sequence GTGGCTACCGTAAAACAGTTCGTATTGCCCATCGCCGTGCTAGTGCTCGGGGGCGGCACCTTTGCCGTGCTAGCATCGATGAAAAAACCACCAGAAGAGAAACCTGTCGTTGACAATACGCCCGTCGTGGCCGTCGAGATAATTGACAAGGAGCCCATGACCTTTACCGTAAACTCCTACGGTATCGTCAACGCCAAGTATGAAACTGACCTTGTATCTCAAGTCACCGGCGAGATCGTCTACTTGAGCGATGCTTTCGTTCGCGGCGGCTTCGTGAAGAAAGGCCAGATACTGGCAAAGATAGATCCTAGCGATTACGAGGCCGCCCTTATCGATGCCAAGGCGACAGTGGCCAGTGCAAAGGCGACTCTGGTACAAGAAAAAGCCTATGGCAAGGTGGCCGCCGAAGAGTGGAAGCGAATCGAAAACGGCACCCCTACCGAGCTCAGCCTACGTAAACCCCAGCTGGCTCAAGAAGTTGCCCGCCTCAACTCATCTGAAGCGGGCCTCAAGCGCGCAACCCGTAATCTCGAGCGCACTGTAATTAAGGCGCCATATGATGCCTTGATCGAGAGCCGTCATATAGGTTTGGGCTCATACGTCTCCGCCGGTACCCAAGTGGGTAAGCTGCTTAGCACAGAAAAAGCCGAGATCCGCCTTCCCCTCCCCGATAAGGAGATACGTTATCTTGACAACAAGGGCCTGGGTGCTCAGGTGATGGTCAAGGGTAACTTCGCCGGTGAGAACACCTCCTGGAAAGGTCAAATAGTGCGCAGCGAAGGCGTTATCGACAATCGTAGCCGCATGACCTATCTGGTGGCCGAAGTGATCGATCCCTATGGGCTGAAGGACAACAAGCAGCCGCTGAGATATGGCAGCTATATTACGGCGCAGATCCACGGCTCACAGGCCCAGGATGTCACCACCATCGCCAGACACCTGGTAGTTAACGACAAGGTCGCCATCATGACGCCGGAAAACACCCTGGCATTTAAGTCGGTAGATATACTGCGTCAGCAAGGTACCCAGGTAGTGATCGGTGACGGGTTAGATGATGGCATGCGCCTCATCACCTCGGCGCTAGATTATCCCATCGAAGGGATGAAACTTGCCCTGGCCGAAGACAAGCAGACCCCGGGACAAGATGAAGCCGTCGCCGATCAACTGGCCATGGAAGACAAGGAGTAA
- a CDS encoding efflux RND transporter permease subunit, with amino-acid sequence MPDPNKGMIAWFARNSVAANLLMIIIIIGGLLTASTIRKQFFPQTETNWVEFSAFYPGAAPQEVEEGITIKVEEALERVQGLKRVITYSNRNSASGYFRIEDSYDPQVVLDEIKSEIDSISSFPDGMERPRVERIKNRQEVFYISLYGDLPPKKLKEFGEKIHDELMQLPLVNITEFYGGLDYEMSIEVSKDKLREYNLSFNDVAKAVRGYSRNMSAGQIKAENGYISLRVQNQAYVGYEFENLPLITLEDGTKLLLGDVANVVDGFEEGIQYSKFNGKNSVTFFVGASNDQSMTDVAKVVNQYVEDKQASLPQGLNLETWVDMTYYLQGRLDLMLDSMKSGAILVFIMLALFLRVRLAFWVMMGLPVCFLGTLLLMPTAMIDVTINVISLFAFILVLGIVVDDAIVMGESAHTECEEKGQSIDNVIRGVKKVAMPATFGVLTTIAAFLPITMDDGPSSAFGQSIGYVVILCLLFSLVESKLILPAHLAKMKHKTQVKPGSKNPINLLRIGVNYLQAKVDNGLQFVIYRLYKPSLTLSVKYRYMIIALFISLILVCAGLYSGGILRYVGQPKIPHDFPRISVEMNLDSSEQATLSAALAIEAALHKVDDQLEQEFGQRMIADMQVDLQGRTRAQVMTKLVTPELRPIDTFALAERWRAAMPQIPGVKSFNIQDNLFGGGRDDGDISFRLEGKDEAQLIAAAKALKAKLNSLQGVGDVNDSRQSSAKEVQFSLKPLANSVGLTLADVASQVSASFYGLEAQRILRNGEEIKVMLRYPEEQRNSIAHVTEVMILTTQGAEIPLSEVAEIQVTQGVSGIRRENGNRTINVWASVDASQAEPFKLAQDIRDNFIPELLRQYPRVKSEVAGNIQEQIDSANTQMRNFIISLLVIYSLLAVPLKSYVQPMMIMSVIPFGIIGSVLGHMLLGIDLSALSLFGIIAAAGVVVNDSLVMVDYINRARLAGISMKVAVIEAGCRRFRAILLTSLTTFIGLVPIMSETSMQAQMVIPMAVSLAFGVLFATIVTLVLIPCLYVAIEDTKSAFSWIYNRIAGVKVNQPVVSEQ; translated from the coding sequence ATGCCAGATCCAAATAAAGGCATGATCGCCTGGTTTGCCCGCAACAGCGTGGCGGCAAACCTGCTGATGATCATCATCATTATCGGAGGTCTGCTGACCGCCAGCACGATACGCAAACAGTTTTTTCCCCAGACAGAGACCAACTGGGTCGAGTTTAGCGCCTTCTATCCTGGCGCCGCACCCCAAGAGGTAGAGGAAGGGATCACCATCAAGGTCGAGGAAGCCTTGGAGCGGGTACAGGGCCTGAAGCGGGTGATCACCTATTCTAACCGTAACTCGGCATCGGGCTATTTTCGTATCGAAGACTCCTACGACCCTCAGGTGGTCTTGGATGAGATCAAATCTGAGATCGATTCTATATCAAGCTTCCCCGATGGCATGGAACGACCGCGGGTTGAGCGCATCAAGAATCGACAGGAGGTGTTTTATATCAGCCTCTATGGCGACCTGCCGCCAAAGAAGCTCAAAGAGTTCGGCGAGAAGATCCACGATGAGTTGATGCAGTTGCCGCTGGTGAACATCACAGAGTTTTATGGCGGACTGGACTATGAGATGTCTATCGAGGTCAGCAAGGATAAGCTGCGCGAATACAACCTCTCCTTCAACGATGTCGCCAAGGCGGTTCGCGGTTATTCACGCAACATGTCGGCCGGCCAAATCAAGGCCGAGAACGGCTACATCAGCTTGAGGGTGCAAAACCAAGCCTATGTCGGCTACGAGTTTGAGAATCTGCCGCTGATCACCCTAGAAGATGGCACCAAGTTGCTGCTTGGCGATGTGGCCAATGTGGTCGACGGTTTCGAAGAGGGTATTCAATACTCCAAGTTTAACGGTAAGAACTCGGTAACTTTCTTCGTGGGCGCATCAAACGATCAGAGCATGACGGATGTCGCTAAGGTAGTGAACCAATACGTAGAAGATAAACAGGCCTCACTGCCCCAGGGCTTGAACCTGGAAACCTGGGTTGATATGACCTATTACCTGCAGGGCCGTCTGGATCTTATGCTCGACAGCATGAAAAGCGGCGCCATCTTGGTGTTTATTATGTTGGCCCTATTCCTGCGTGTTCGCCTCGCCTTCTGGGTGATGATGGGGCTGCCCGTCTGCTTCTTAGGCACGCTGCTGCTGATGCCGACCGCCATGATAGATGTCACTATCAACGTGATCAGCCTGTTTGCCTTCATCCTTGTGCTGGGGATAGTGGTCGACGATGCCATCGTCATGGGCGAGAGTGCTCATACCGAATGTGAAGAGAAAGGCCAGAGCATAGATAATGTGATCCGCGGCGTGAAGAAAGTAGCCATGCCCGCCACCTTCGGCGTGTTGACCACCATTGCCGCCTTCCTGCCCATCACCATGGACGATGGGCCTTCATCGGCCTTCGGTCAGTCGATCGGCTATGTGGTGATCTTATGCCTGCTGTTCTCGCTGGTGGAGTCTAAGCTCATCCTACCGGCGCACTTAGCCAAGATGAAACATAAAACTCAGGTTAAGCCGGGCTCTAAGAATCCCATCAACCTGCTGCGTATCGGGGTCAACTATCTACAGGCCAAGGTGGACAATGGACTACAGTTTGTGATCTATCGTCTGTACAAGCCGTCATTAACATTGTCGGTGAAATACAGATACATGATCATTGCCCTGTTCATCTCCTTAATTCTGGTCTGCGCCGGCCTCTATTCCGGCGGGATCCTGCGCTACGTGGGACAACCTAAGATCCCCCATGATTTCCCGCGCATCAGCGTCGAGATGAACCTGGACTCATCAGAGCAAGCGACCCTGTCTGCCGCATTGGCGATCGAGGCGGCGCTGCATAAGGTCGATGATCAGCTGGAACAGGAGTTTGGCCAACGAATGATCGCCGACATGCAGGTCGATCTTCAGGGCAGAACCCGTGCCCAGGTGATGACTAAGCTGGTGACCCCAGAGCTAAGGCCCATAGATACCTTTGCCCTCGCCGAGCGCTGGCGTGCGGCCATGCCGCAGATCCCAGGGGTGAAGTCCTTCAATATTCAGGATAACCTCTTCGGTGGCGGCCGCGACGATGGCGACATCAGCTTCCGTCTCGAAGGCAAAGACGAGGCACAACTCATCGCCGCGGCGAAGGCGCTCAAGGCTAAGCTTAACAGCCTGCAGGGCGTTGGCGATGTCAACGACAGCCGCCAGTCCAGCGCCAAAGAGGTGCAATTTAGCCTCAAGCCTCTGGCCAATAGCGTCGGCCTTACCCTTGCCGATGTCGCCTCTCAGGTCAGCGCCAGCTTCTACGGTCTCGAGGCCCAGCGTATTTTGCGTAACGGCGAAGAGATCAAGGTGATGCTGCGCTATCCCGAAGAGCAGCGCAACTCCATCGCCCACGTGACCGAGGTGATGATCCTCACGACACAGGGCGCAGAGATCCCCCTCTCAGAGGTCGCGGAGATCCAGGTGACGCAAGGAGTCAGCGGGATCAGACGTGAAAATGGCAACCGCACCATCAACGTCTGGGCCTCGGTGGACGCCTCTCAGGCCGAGCCATTTAAGCTAGCCCAGGACATTCGTGATAACTTTATCCCTGAGCTGCTGCGTCAGTATCCTAGGGTGAAAAGTGAGGTGGCGGGTAACATTCAGGAGCAGATCGACAGCGCCAATACCCAGATGCGTAACTTCATCATCTCGCTGCTGGTGATCTACAGCCTGTTGGCCGTTCCACTTAAGTCCTATGTGCAGCCAATGATGATCATGTCAGTGATCCCCTTTGGCATCATAGGCTCGGTGCTTGGCCACATGTTGCTTGGGATAGACCTAAGCGCCCTCTCCCTCTTCGGCATCATTGCCGCCGCGGGCGTGGTGGTGAATGACTCTTTGGTGATGGTGGATTACATCAACCGCGCCCGATT